One stretch of Kwoniella pini CBS 10737 chromosome 3, complete sequence DNA includes these proteins:
- a CDS encoding TIGR01458 family HAD hydrolase, with the protein MSKRGRPAIKLKALLIDLNGTLHLGSEPTKNAVNAIEKLRKAKIPFIFCSNSTKESSKHLLSGLNDMGFKAKQEELMTSLSACRQFVQERGYQRPYLLMSDSAKQEFTSSSSSAEKSYDSVILGLHPPSLSYDNLNIAFRILKQEPISVNLVENSFSKSSKPILIAPHKSSYQQSPSTDHLPEGLSLGIGPFVTLLEEAGGIQAEIVGKPTERFFELAIERLKRNAGMEQGFNSNDIGIIGDDISNDLGDGAKELGLTRILVKTGKYRPESEKTNHPPDLLYETFAEFVEDFLHKL; encoded by the exons ATGTCAAA ACGAGGAAGACCTGcaatcaagctcaaagCTCTTCTTATCGACTTGAACGGTACACTACATTTAGGTTCAGAACCTACTAAGAATGCTGTCAATGCTATAGAAAAGTTACGGAAGGCTAAAATacctttcatcttctg CTCAAACTCAACAAAGGAATCGTCAAAACATTTATTATCGGGTCTAAACGATATGGGATTCAAGGCtaaacaagaagaattaatgaCTAGTCTATCAGCATGTAGACAGTTCGTACAAGAAAGAGGATATCA ACGCCCTTACCTCTTAATGTCCGATTCTGCCAAACAGGAatttacatcttcttcatcgagCGCCGAGAAGTCATACGACTCAGTAATCCTCGGTTTACATCCTCCTTCACTTTCTTACgataatttgaatatagCATTTCGTATACTGAAACAAGAACCCATCTCTGTGAATTTGGTTGAAAACTCATTTTCAAAGTCAAGTAAGCCTATATTGATAGCACCTCATAAATCCTCATATCAACAATCTCCCAGTACAGATCATTTGCCTGAAGGATTATCATTGGGTATAGGACCATTTGTTACCCTGTTGGAAGAAGCAGGGGGTATACAAGCTGAAATAGTGGGAAAACCTACTGAAAGATTTTTTGAACTTGCTATAGAACGATTGAAGCGCAACGCCGGAATGGAACAAGGTTTCAATAGTAATGACATAGGTATAATAGGTGATGATATTTCGAATGATCTAGGAGATGGTGCGAAAGAACTAGGATTAACAAGGATATTAG TCAAGACGGGCAAATATCGTCCTGAGAGCGAGAAGACAAACCATCCCCCAGATCTTCTCTATGAAACCTTTGCCGAATTTGTAGAAGATTTCTTACATAAATTATAG
- a CDS encoding thioredoxin → MLTKVLRSTHAAVKAGPSARPVLAQRSFHASRIAQDHFLDANDEAFSKRALDEANAKPILVDFYAEWCQPCRVLTPLLKSHTGPDSAYDLMTVNVDDYPDLAAKFKVSALPTVVAFKNGAVKNKFVGFRGDADIKKFLGLL, encoded by the exons ATGCTCACGAAAGTACTTCGATCAACCCATGCGGCTGTCAAAGCTGGTCCATCTGCTCGACCTGTTCTCGCTCAACGATCTTTCCACGCCTCTAGAATAGCGCAGGATCATTTCCTGGATGCTAATGATGAG GCATTCAGTAAACGAGCATTAGATGAAGCAAATGCTAAGCCTATTTTGGTAGATTTCTACGCTGA ATGGTGTCAACCATGTCGAGTACTTACACCTTTACTTAAAAGTCATACAGGACCTGATTCCGCTTATGATTTGATGACTGtgaatgttgatgattatCCAGATTTAGCGGCAAAGTTCAAG GTCTCAGCCTTACCTACCGTTGTAGCATTTAAGAATGGTGCCgtgaaaaacaaatttg TCGGGTTTAGGGGAGACGCAGATATCAAGAAATTCCTTGGTCTGCTATAG